One genomic region from Daphnia magna isolate NIES linkage group LG10, ASM2063170v1.1, whole genome shotgun sequence encodes:
- the LOC116931923 gene encoding dynein regulatory complex protein 9 isoform X1 produces MEEICLLKVALEVIFDQTIDKLILHETIRDGNSNSDFSRWSCIIEKTLKDALSEPTGNPKLSLSVHTAEMELLKEMEISEKQKQEHICSKIEYEKKVLDNHKTKLFTTSKVLNGNICKLKDGLDRRAESTSKSFVHCENQEENFVKSFNEKFRLEQEEWGNKITALERDIEQENYRNTEEKMKLCSEIDKLTLSASTMQIYWETFSKALTQERDEILRMHEAIRSQVNIISDKLIKRQTLVNQDRQEKQRAEEENLAFAKLSMVVIKIQSWWRGILARRDYARYRIACKKKPRQLAQKLDTQQKKVVHLKAI; encoded by the exons ATGGAAGAAATCTGCTTGCTTAAAGTTGCACTTGAAGTCATTTTCGATCAAACTATAGATAAACTTATTTTACACGAAACGATTCGGGATGGAAATTCCAATAGTGACTTTTCCAGATGGAG TTGTATTATTGAAAAGACTTTAAAGGATGCCCTGAGTGAGCCTACAGGAAATCCAAAACTGTCCCTCTCCGTACACACTGCAGAGATGGAATTGCtgaaagaaatggaaatttCCGAGAAGCAGAAGCAAGAACACATTTGCTCGAAAATCGAATATGAGAAAAAAGTTCTAGATAACCATAAAACAAAGCTCTTTACTACGAGCAAAGTTTTAAACGGaaatatatgtaaactgaag GATGGATTAGATAGACGAGCCGAATCTACCTCTAAAAGCTTCGTGCACTGCGAAAACCAGGAAGAAAATTTTGTCAAATCATTCAATGAGAAGTTTCGCCTAGAACAGGAAGAATGGGGGAATAAAATTACTGCGTTAGAAAGGGATATTGAACAGGAAAACTACCGAAATactgaagaaaaaatgaaactttgcagtgaaattgac AAGCTTACGTTGTCTGCATCAACAATGCAGATTTATTGGGAAACGTTTTCCAAAGCGTTAACGCAAGAAAGAGATGAAATACTGCGAATGCACGAAGCTATTAGATCACAAGTAAACATTATTTCGGATAAG CTCATCAAAAGGCAAACTTTGGTAAATCAAGACCGGCAGGAAAAACAACGAGCAGAGGAGGAGAACCTAGCATTCGCGAAACTTTCAATG GTTGTAATCAAAATTCAGTCATGGTGGAGAGGTATTCTTGCTCGCAGGGACTATGCTAGATACAGGATCgcctgcaaaaaaaaaccaagacaGCTGGCACAGAAACTTGATACTCAGCAAAAAAAAGTCGTTCACTTGAAAGCGATTTGA
- the LOC116931923 gene encoding dynein regulatory complex protein 9 isoform X2: METLKDALSEPTGNPKLSLSVHTAEMELLKEMEISEKQKQEHICSKIEYEKKVLDNHKTKLFTTSKVLNGNICKLKDGLDRRAESTSKSFVHCENQEENFVKSFNEKFRLEQEEWGNKITALERDIEQENYRNTEEKMKLCSEIDKLTLSASTMQIYWETFSKALTQERDEILRMHEAIRSQVNIISDKLIKRQTLVNQDRQEKQRAEEENLAFAKLSMVVIKIQSWWRGILARRDYARYRIACKKKPRQLAQKLDTQQKKVVHLKAI; this comes from the exons ATGGAG ACTTTAAAGGATGCCCTGAGTGAGCCTACAGGAAATCCAAAACTGTCCCTCTCCGTACACACTGCAGAGATGGAATTGCtgaaagaaatggaaatttCCGAGAAGCAGAAGCAAGAACACATTTGCTCGAAAATCGAATATGAGAAAAAAGTTCTAGATAACCATAAAACAAAGCTCTTTACTACGAGCAAAGTTTTAAACGGaaatatatgtaaactgaag GATGGATTAGATAGACGAGCCGAATCTACCTCTAAAAGCTTCGTGCACTGCGAAAACCAGGAAGAAAATTTTGTCAAATCATTCAATGAGAAGTTTCGCCTAGAACAGGAAGAATGGGGGAATAAAATTACTGCGTTAGAAAGGGATATTGAACAGGAAAACTACCGAAATactgaagaaaaaatgaaactttgcagtgaaattgac AAGCTTACGTTGTCTGCATCAACAATGCAGATTTATTGGGAAACGTTTTCCAAAGCGTTAACGCAAGAAAGAGATGAAATACTGCGAATGCACGAAGCTATTAGATCACAAGTAAACATTATTTCGGATAAG CTCATCAAAAGGCAAACTTTGGTAAATCAAGACCGGCAGGAAAAACAACGAGCAGAGGAGGAGAACCTAGCATTCGCGAAACTTTCAATG GTTGTAATCAAAATTCAGTCATGGTGGAGAGGTATTCTTGCTCGCAGGGACTATGCTAGATACAGGATCgcctgcaaaaaaaaaccaagacaGCTGGCACAGAAACTTGATACTCAGCAAAAAAAAGTCGTTCACTTGAAAGCGATTTGA
- the LOC116931916 gene encoding protein PHTF2 codes for MALNQALSWYQHKIGAYDKQIWEETVEQRILHGFPHVFKKSGKLKLDYIDLDVVRGSSFPKAKPKHGLVYISQLCILRLLLLPFHRHWWIQQTSCSVFQLLMVLYGFQMVNMFIYFTKPSQGASESNLRLNNETTDNQDVVFHEVSAEEVLVPVLMMCILSLLLSQMVSTQANTQPPLRRPKSKLRTKRTKRRLGRRIGTTPSDSKSSLENSEPQLPSPISDQKPDESVCEPKIKKRSFSEERQTSRVKLGQRSSSLQLDSTQVLQPSLRIPQLGRARNQQSILSKRKAWFFSWPVRLAVPNRGTIEDEGFDSFHGNNSSSSDCEHEENVQSNKIVNMTSTEIVGFSETITSDEGTRQNEDLQPESHCSDPESILFSEDFVDKQDSVNIQPQLRKRRNLPSIALKLVPPEADQPYAINPETQSEAHIRNPKCVTIISSERQCDTSILARESSYHSSCESDVDGHSSIASPSYKLSEPSTPLDWTGVTTNSEECSYSSESRSESDENETNRFASVVGDVNWNDEVAFSWESHGTTLGSSDKVSCTVWEGLEMKKVDLSVLDVAAAIIAKVDVMPESTDYLCGGLVMAGIFALLPIIYRINNAVGSAVFDILRPSSFRKALHSTNLICNVLLGSSRWDKMIVVTAALERFAMATFFLFLLAVAERTFKQRFLYAKLFSHLTSSRRARNSDLPHFRLNKVRNIKTWLSVRSYLKKRGPQRSVDCIVSAAFIITLCLVSFLCMELLKESQYLHQSLYNLEVLCWCLVLGVFLLRFMTLGSKINKKYRNLSVLITEQINLYLQMEQKPDKKEELMLANNVLKLAADLLKELESPFKISGLSANPYLYNLTKVVVLSALSGVLSEMLGFKLKLHKIKIR; via the exons ATGGCCTTAAATCAAGCACTCAGTTGGTACCAACATAAAATCGGTGCCTACGACAAACAAATCTGGGAAGAGACGGTAGAACAACGCATTCTTCATGGCTTTCCGCACGTATTCAAAAAGTCTGGCAAACTTAAGTTAGACTACATAGACCTAGATGTGGTTCGTGGTTCATCTTTCCCGAAAGCTAAACCGAAACACGGTTTAGTTTACATTAGTCAGCTATGTATTCTACGACTTCTCCTTTTACCGTTTCACCGACACTGGTGGATTCAGCAAACTTCTTGCAGCGTATTTCAGTTGCTCATGGTTCTTTATGGATTCCAAATGGTTAATATGTTTATATACTTCACAAAACCTTCGCAAGGAGCCAGCGAATCAAATCTCCGACTTAACAATGAAACAACTGATAATCAGGATGTGGTGTTTCATGAGGTTTCTGCAGAAGAAGTGCTAGTGCCAGTATTGATGATGTGTATTCTCAGTCTTCTTCTTTCACAG ATGGTGTCTACGCAGGCCAACACTCAACCACCTCTTCGGCGGCCAAAAAGCAAGTTACGGACCAAACGAACCAAAAGAAGACTTGGTCGAAGAATAGGAACAACCCCTTCTGATTCAAAGTCATCTCTTGAAAATTCCGAACCGCAACTTCCATCACCAATTAGTGATCAGAAACCAGACGAAAGCGTATGCGagccaaaaataaagaaacgtTCTTTTTCAGAAGAGAGGCAAACGTCTCGAGTCAAATTAGGTCAACGGTCTTCGTCATTGCAACTTGATTCTACACAGGTTCTGCAGCCATCTTTAAGAATTCCTCAATTAGGAAGGGCTAGGAACCAGCAGTCAATTCTATCTAAAAGAAAAGCCTGGTTTTTTTCCTGGCCTGTTCGCCTTGCAGTCCCAAATCGAGGGACAATTGAAGACGAGGGATTTGATAGCTTTCATGGAAATAACTCCAGTTCAAGCGATTGCGAACACGAAGAAAATGTACAGTCAAACAAAATTGTCAATATGACTTCTACCGAAATTGTTGGATTTTCAGAAACAATTACTAGTGATGAGGGGACTCGCCAAAATGAAGACTTGCAGCCCGAAAGTCATTGCAGTGACCCTGAATCTATACTCTTTTCTGAAGATTTTGTCGACAAACAAG ACAGTGTAAATATTCAGCCGCAGTTACGGAAACGACGAAATTTACCTTCGATTGCATTAAAATTGGTACCTCCAGAAGCTGACCAGCCTTATGCCATCAACCCAGAGACGCAATCGGAAGCACATATTCGAAATCCTAAATGTGTAACAATCATAAGCAGTGAAAG GCAATGCGATACCTCTATATTGGCTAGAGAAAGTAGCTATCACAGTTCTTGCGAAAGCGATGTTGACGGTCACTCTTCAATTGCTTCTCCCAGCTATAAG CTGTCGGAGCCAAGTACCCCACTGGATTGGACAGGCGTGACGACTAATTCAGAGGAATGTTCTTACAGCTCTGAATCTCGTTCCGAATCGGATGAAAACGAAACGAACCGATTTGCCAGTGTAGTAGGGGACGTAAATTGGAATGATGAAGTTGCTTTTTCGTGGGAATCTCATGGG ACAACCTTGGGTTCATCGGATAAAG TAAGCTGTACAGTTTGGGAAGGCCtggaaatgaagaaagtgGATCTCTCGGTTTTAGACGTGGCAGCAGCCATCATAGCTAAGGTGGATGTCATGCCGGAAAGCACGGATTACCTCTGTGGCG GTTTAGTCATGGCTGGAATTTTTGCGCTTTTGCCCATTATTTATCGAATAAATAACGCGGTAGGATCGGCTGTTTTCGACATACTTCGTCCAAGCTCTTTTCGTAAAGCGCTTCATAGTACCAACCTGATATGCAATGTACTTCTAGGATCGTCAAGATG GGATAAGATGATTGTAGTTACTGCAGCCTTGGAAAGATTTGCAATGGCTACGTTCTTTCTGTTTCTACTGGCAGTTGCTGAGAGAACATTCAAGCAGCGATTTCTCTACGCTAAGCTCTTTTCTCACCTCACTTCTTCACGAAGAGCACGAAATTCAGACCTACCACATTTTCGTCTGAATAAAGTTCGTAACATAAAAACATGGCTTTCGGTCCGGTCTTACCTAAAA AAACGTGGCCCTCAGCGTTCGGTAGATTGCATTGTTTCAGCTGCTTTTATCATCACACTTTGTTTGGTATCCTTCTTGTGCATGGAATTACTAAAG GAGTCTCAATATCTCCACCAATCTCTCTACAATTTAGAAGTTCTCTGTTGGTGCCTAGTTTTGGGTGTTTTCTTGCTACGATTCATGACTCTTGGTTCGAAGATCAATAAAAAGTACCGGAACCTCTCAGTCCTGATCACGGAACAA ATAAACTTGTACCTACAGATGGAGCAGAAACCTGACAAAAAGGAAGAACTTATGTTAGCAAACAATGTACTCAAATTAGCTGCAGATCTCCTGAAA GAATTAGAAAGTCCGTTTAAAATATCTGGACTTTCTGCTAATCCTTATCTCTACAACCTAACAAAAGTGGTCGTGCTTTCTGCGCTTTCTGGAGTTTTGTCGGAGATGCTAGGTTTTAAACTGAAGctacataaaataaaaatacgctGA